In Virgibacillus sp. NKC19-16, a single genomic region encodes these proteins:
- a CDS encoding cation-translocating P-type ATPase yields MRWYQLDVDRVEQKLHVTSNRGLTSKQVEQRRKQYGANILEGQKNTPRWLLFLKQFQDFMVLVLLAATLIAGLLGEYIDAIAIMVIVLVNGCIGYFQEQKAEKSLDKLKELSAPMANVLRNENWEKVNSRDVVVGDVVKINSGDRVPADIRIVKSNSMETEESALTGESLPVVKHATAIDSNSLEAQDQVNMGFMGTLVTRGFGVGIVVGTGMNTVMGQIASLMVSTKKMSTPLENKLAELGKILIVVALVLTALVVGVGVVQGHPVYNMFLAGVSLAVAAIPEGLPAIVTVALSLGVQRMIKKHAIVRKLSAVETLGSASVIASDKTGTMTENQMTVKEVYLNGRHIYVTGDGYDIQGDYFLEKNKIDNNFPNLEAMLQYGTLCNNATLQVKKGKYKIDGDPTDGALLIAARKMDLNLSLSEKYRIVKEIPFDSDRKRMSVIVEDENNMRFLITKGAPDVLLPRSAFYLDESGRKVLNKTAKSNIDQAVDQMAEKALRTIAIGMKPISKDESLNTAFIEDDLTFIGLYGMIDPPRKEVKSAIEECRQAGIKTVMITGDHVKTASAIAQKLNLLPEHGRVLEGHQLNQLSVSELEDVIDDTFVFARVTPEHKLKIVKAFQEKGHIVAMTGDGVNDAPAIKASDIGISMGMSGTDVTKEASSLVLMDDNFATIKSAIQEGRNIYENIRKFIRYLLASNVGEILVMLFAMLLALPLPLVPVQILWVNLVTDGLPAMALGMDKSEGDVMKRGPRNPREGIFSRGLGYKIISRGIMIGLVTLIAFMLTYQNNPDNLIYGQTVAFTTLVMAQLIHVFDCRSENSVFSRNPFGNIYLVLAVLSSLLLLLVVIYWEPLQPIFHTTFLSLRDWLFILVLSAIPTVLFGYTKK; encoded by the coding sequence ATGAGATGGTATCAATTAGATGTAGATCGTGTTGAACAGAAGTTACATGTAACGTCGAATAGAGGACTCACCTCTAAGCAAGTTGAACAACGACGTAAGCAATATGGGGCGAATATCTTAGAGGGGCAGAAAAACACACCCAGGTGGTTACTCTTTTTAAAACAATTTCAAGATTTTATGGTATTGGTATTACTTGCAGCGACATTAATAGCTGGTTTACTTGGCGAATATATTGATGCAATTGCTATTATGGTAATCGTGCTGGTAAACGGGTGTATAGGCTATTTTCAGGAGCAAAAGGCTGAGAAATCCCTTGATAAATTAAAAGAATTATCGGCACCCATGGCAAATGTCTTGCGAAATGAAAATTGGGAAAAAGTGAACTCTAGGGATGTTGTTGTAGGGGATGTCGTAAAAATTAACAGTGGTGATCGCGTCCCAGCAGACATTCGAATTGTAAAGTCAAATAGTATGGAAACAGAGGAATCAGCACTGACCGGCGAATCACTTCCTGTTGTGAAGCATGCTACTGCTATTGATAGCAACAGCCTTGAAGCACAGGATCAAGTTAACATGGGATTTATGGGTACACTGGTCACGAGGGGATTTGGCGTCGGCATCGTTGTCGGAACCGGTATGAATACAGTAATGGGCCAGATTGCTTCCTTAATGGTTAGCACGAAGAAAATGAGCACACCACTAGAAAATAAGCTAGCTGAACTTGGGAAAATTTTAATTGTTGTCGCTCTTGTGTTAACAGCATTAGTTGTTGGAGTTGGGGTAGTCCAAGGACATCCAGTTTATAACATGTTTTTAGCTGGTGTTTCCTTAGCAGTTGCTGCTATTCCGGAGGGCTTGCCGGCAATCGTTACAGTAGCCTTGTCACTAGGCGTGCAGCGCATGATTAAGAAGCATGCGATTGTACGAAAATTATCTGCGGTGGAAACACTAGGTTCGGCTTCAGTTATTGCCTCAGATAAAACAGGAACCATGACAGAAAATCAAATGACGGTAAAGGAAGTCTATTTAAATGGCAGGCATATATATGTAACTGGTGATGGCTATGATATACAAGGAGATTATTTTTTAGAAAAGAATAAAATTGATAATAATTTTCCTAATTTGGAGGCAATGCTCCAATATGGAACGCTTTGTAATAACGCCACATTACAAGTAAAAAAAGGAAAATACAAAATAGACGGGGACCCAACAGATGGCGCACTTTTAATAGCTGCCAGAAAAATGGACTTGAACTTGTCGCTTAGTGAGAAGTACCGTATCGTTAAAGAGATACCCTTCGATTCAGACAGAAAGCGAATGAGTGTCATTGTAGAAGATGAAAATAATATGCGTTTTTTAATAACAAAAGGGGCACCTGATGTCTTGCTTCCAAGATCCGCATTCTATTTGGATGAAAGCGGGAGAAAGGTTTTAAACAAGACAGCCAAAAGCAATATCGACCAGGCTGTAGATCAGATGGCTGAAAAAGCTCTACGAACAATAGCAATTGGGATGAAGCCTATTTCTAAGGATGAGTCACTAAATACAGCGTTCATTGAAGATGATCTAACATTTATCGGCTTGTATGGAATGATTGACCCACCAAGAAAAGAAGTGAAATCAGCAATTGAAGAATGTAGACAAGCTGGAATAAAAACAGTAATGATTACAGGGGACCACGTAAAAACAGCCAGTGCCATTGCCCAAAAACTTAATTTGCTCCCAGAACATGGTCGGGTATTGGAAGGACATCAATTAAATCAGCTATCCGTCTCTGAACTTGAAGATGTCATTGATGATACTTTTGTATTTGCCAGAGTTACACCGGAACATAAATTGAAAATTGTTAAAGCATTCCAAGAAAAAGGACATATTGTTGCAATGACAGGGGATGGGGTAAATGATGCGCCGGCGATCAAAGCTAGTGATATTGGTATTAGCATGGGAATGAGCGGTACAGATGTAACAAAAGAAGCTTCCTCCTTAGTCCTGATGGATGATAATTTTGCAACAATTAAATCGGCGATTCAAGAAGGGCGAAATATTTATGAAAATATACGGAAATTTATCAGGTATTTATTAGCATCAAATGTTGGTGAAATATTGGTTATGTTATTTGCAATGCTGTTGGCACTCCCTCTTCCACTTGTACCTGTACAAATACTCTGGGTTAATTTAGTAACAGATGGACTTCCGGCAATGGCGTTAGGAATGGATAAATCGGAAGGGGATGTGATGAAACGAGGGCCAAGAAATCCTCGGGAAGGAATTTTTTCCCGAGGCCTGGGCTATAAAATCATTAGCCGGGGTATTATGATCGGTCTCGTAACATTAATTGCTTTCATGCTGACATATCAGAACAATCCGGATAACCTGATTTACGGGCAAACGGTAGCTTTTACAACATTGGTAATGGCCCAGTTGATTCATGTGTTTGATTGTCGTAGCGAGAATTCGGTATTCTCCAGAAATCCTTTTGGAAATATTTACTTGGTGCTAGCAGTGTTATCTTCCCTATTGTTATTACTTGTTGTCATTTACTGGGAGCCGCTGCAACCAATTTTCCATACAACATTTTTAAGCTTAAGAGATTGGTTGTTTATTCTCGTATTAAGTGCGATACCTACTGTTCTATTTGGTTATACAAAAAAATAA
- the gmk gene encoding guanylate kinase has product MIDEKGILFVLSGPSGVGKGTVRKELFKYKTDLKYSISMTTRDIRAGETDGVDYFYKTKQEFESLVEQNQLLEYAQYVNNYYGTPRAYVEETLASGHDVFLEIEVQGALQVKENFPEGVFIFLFPPSLEELKNRIVYRGTESTELVRNRLKEARNEIKLMDAYDYVVVNDQVDHAVGKIQSIIQSEHLKRERIARQYKKILEDEIS; this is encoded by the coding sequence TTGATTGATGAAAAAGGAATTTTATTTGTTCTTTCCGGACCATCCGGTGTCGGGAAAGGAACAGTAAGGAAAGAGCTGTTTAAATATAAGACTGATTTGAAATATTCCATATCTATGACGACAAGGGATATTAGGGCTGGCGAAACGGATGGTGTTGATTATTTCTATAAAACCAAACAGGAATTTGAAAGTTTGGTCGAACAGAACCAGCTTTTAGAATATGCACAATATGTTAATAATTATTATGGTACTCCACGAGCATATGTAGAAGAAACGCTGGCAAGCGGGCATGACGTGTTTCTGGAAATAGAAGTTCAGGGAGCCCTGCAGGTTAAAGAAAACTTTCCGGAAGGCGTATTTATTTTTCTGTTTCCTCCTAGCCTGGAGGAGTTAAAGAATCGAATCGTTTATCGTGGCACGGAATCAACAGAATTAGTACGTAATCGCCTGAAAGAAGCAAGAAATGAAATTAAATTAATGGACGCCTATGATTATGTAGTTGTGAATGATCAAGTGGATCATGCTGTAGGAAAGATTCAATCGATTATTCAGAGTGAACACTTAAAAAGGGAACGTATCGCAAGGCAGTACAAAAAAATTTTGGAGGATGAGATATCATGA
- the coaBC gene encoding bifunctional phosphopantothenoylcysteine decarboxylase/phosphopantothenate--cysteine ligase CoaBC, with translation MVAGKNVLLGVSGGIAVYKAVALTSKLTQQGANVRVMMTPSSTEFVSPLTFQAISRNAVYVDTFDEKDPSKIAHIDVADWADIAIIAPATANIIGKIANGIADDMLSTTLLATSADVYVAPAMNVHMYAHPAVISNMKQLEEWGYHFIEPGDGYLACGYVGKGRLEEPEEIISVIKNHQSIDLTLKDKRVLISAGPTREQIDPVRFFTNRSSGKMGFALAEAAAKRGADVTLVAGPTEIEASQNTIKRVDVTTAEEMYDAMHEHFPESDIVIKAAAVADYRPKLIAHEKMKKQEDDLHIEMERTKDILQSLGGIKTDQYLVGFAAETSTPLEYGLQKLKKKNLDGIVINNVSTEGAGFGGDTNIVTYVNKHQRKEEIALASKQEIAEEILTFIDQDMKDEAQ, from the coding sequence ATGGTAGCAGGTAAAAATGTCCTTTTAGGAGTATCTGGTGGAATTGCAGTATATAAGGCTGTTGCATTAACGAGTAAATTAACCCAACAAGGGGCAAATGTACGCGTGATGATGACACCTAGCTCCACTGAATTTGTTTCCCCATTGACGTTTCAGGCTATATCCAGAAATGCCGTTTATGTAGATACATTCGATGAAAAAGATCCATCTAAAATTGCTCATATTGATGTTGCAGATTGGGCAGATATTGCGATAATTGCTCCGGCAACAGCAAATATTATCGGGAAAATAGCAAATGGAATTGCTGATGATATGCTTTCAACGACATTATTAGCTACAAGTGCTGATGTATATGTTGCACCAGCAATGAATGTACATATGTATGCCCATCCCGCTGTGATCAGTAATATGAAACAACTAGAGGAGTGGGGATATCATTTTATCGAACCAGGAGACGGTTATCTAGCATGTGGCTATGTAGGTAAAGGGCGATTGGAAGAACCGGAGGAGATTATAAGTGTTATTAAAAATCACCAGTCCATCGATTTGACCCTTAAAGATAAAAGAGTATTAATCTCAGCAGGTCCTACACGTGAACAAATAGATCCTGTCCGATTTTTTACAAATAGATCTTCAGGAAAAATGGGATTTGCTTTGGCTGAAGCGGCTGCTAAACGTGGAGCGGATGTAACGCTTGTAGCCGGACCAACCGAGATAGAAGCTTCACAGAATACGATAAAACGGGTGGATGTTACAACTGCTGAAGAAATGTATGATGCAATGCATGAGCACTTTCCTGAAAGCGACATCGTCATTAAAGCTGCAGCGGTTGCAGATTATCGTCCAAAGCTCATTGCTCATGAAAAAATGAAAAAGCAGGAGGATGATTTGCATATCGAAATGGAACGAACCAAAGATATCCTTCAGTCACTTGGAGGAATAAAGACCGATCAGTATTTAGTAGGTTTTGCAGCTGAAACATCAACACCCTTGGAATATGGCTTGCAAAAATTAAAGAAAAAGAATCTGGATGGAATTGTCATTAACAATGTTTCCACAGAGGGAGCTGGCTTTGGCGGGGATACAAATATTGTAACTTACGTGAATAAGCATCAAAGGAAGGAAGAAATAGCGTTGGCTAGTAAGCAGGAAATTGCTGAAGAAATCTTAACCTTTATCGATCAAGATATGAAGGATGAAGCACAGTGA
- a CDS encoding Rqc2 family fibronectin-binding protein: protein MPFDGIVTRAVTEELKEEIIPGKITKIYQPTNTELVFTIRSNGKNQTLLFSIHPTYARLHITDDTYTNPKEPPMFCMILRKHLSGAVIEEIQQYGMERIITFSIKTRNEIGDINHKTLIMELMGKHSNVMLVDKEKGHIIDSLKHVSMAQNRHRIIQPGQKYKLPPMQDKVNPLNINGEQFMKRLDFNAGKLDTQIVHELVGFSPVIAREIISRANLGARNKYMEKFVEIQEKIQNNSYTPAIYRNKKEDFHVLPLTSFEGEKESFTSTNKMLDAFYSGKAERDRVKQQAKDLYRFIKNEKDKNNRKMKKHRQTIKKAKSAERYQKLGELLTAHMHLVAQGDESISVTDYYDPEQNEIAIELNPTKTPSENAQSYFKTYQKLKKSKQVIEKEMIKTNKEIDYLEQLLQQIDVASVADIEEIRDELREEGYLKKQTKHKKHKNKPKKPVPEEYLATDGTVILVGKNNKQNEYVTSKLANRDDIWLHTKNIPGSHVIIRSSNPSEDTLTEAAQIAAYFSKSQNSSSVPVDYTKIRNVKKPNGTKPGYVTYENQKTLFVTPHQKTIEALKKK, encoded by the coding sequence ATGCCATTTGACGGTATTGTTACACGAGCAGTAACAGAAGAATTAAAAGAAGAAATCATTCCAGGAAAAATCACGAAAATTTATCAGCCTACAAATACAGAACTTGTTTTCACCATTCGGAGCAACGGGAAAAATCAGACATTGTTATTTTCCATCCATCCGACATATGCGCGTCTTCATATAACAGACGACACGTATACCAATCCAAAAGAACCACCAATGTTTTGTATGATTCTTAGGAAACATCTATCTGGTGCAGTCATAGAAGAAATCCAGCAATATGGAATGGAGCGCATTATAACTTTTTCCATTAAAACCAGAAATGAAATTGGAGATATTAACCACAAAACCCTTATTATGGAATTAATGGGAAAACATAGTAATGTTATGTTAGTTGATAAGGAAAAAGGCCATATTATAGATAGCTTGAAGCATGTTTCCATGGCACAAAACCGCCATCGAATCATTCAACCAGGACAAAAATATAAGCTTCCTCCCATGCAAGATAAGGTGAATCCATTAAATATCAATGGGGAACAATTTATGAAACGACTTGATTTCAATGCGGGTAAACTGGATACACAAATCGTTCATGAGTTAGTAGGTTTCTCACCGGTTATTGCCAGAGAAATTATCAGTCGTGCAAACTTAGGAGCCAGAAATAAATACATGGAGAAATTCGTGGAGATTCAAGAAAAAATACAAAACAATAGTTACACTCCTGCTATCTACCGGAATAAAAAAGAAGACTTTCACGTACTTCCCCTAACGTCCTTTGAAGGTGAGAAGGAAAGCTTTACATCAACGAATAAGATGCTCGATGCATTTTATTCAGGAAAAGCGGAACGAGATCGCGTCAAGCAACAGGCAAAAGATTTATATCGATTTATAAAAAATGAAAAAGATAAAAATAATCGAAAAATGAAAAAGCATAGACAAACGATTAAAAAGGCAAAAAGCGCAGAGCGTTATCAAAAACTGGGAGAACTGTTAACTGCACACATGCATTTGGTAGCACAAGGTGATGAAAGCATCTCAGTGACGGACTATTACGACCCAGAGCAAAACGAAATAGCAATAGAGTTAAATCCAACGAAAACACCGAGTGAAAATGCACAATCCTATTTTAAAACATACCAAAAACTAAAAAAATCGAAACAAGTAATTGAAAAAGAAATGATTAAAACAAATAAGGAAATTGATTATCTGGAGCAACTCCTGCAGCAAATTGATGTTGCCAGTGTTGCAGATATAGAAGAAATTCGTGATGAACTACGTGAAGAAGGTTATTTAAAGAAACAAACAAAGCATAAGAAGCATAAGAATAAACCGAAAAAACCGGTACCGGAAGAATACTTGGCAACAGACGGAACCGTAATTCTTGTCGGCAAAAATAATAAACAAAATGAGTATGTAACGAGTAAGCTGGCAAACAGAGATGATATTTGGCTTCATACGAAGAATATACCAGGCTCACATGTCATTATCCGTTCCAGCAATCCCAGTGAGGATACGCTTACTGAGGCAGCACAAATAGCAGCCTATTTCAGTAAATCTCAAAACTCTTCCTCCGTACCTGTAGATTATACGAAAATACGCAATGTGAAAAAACCAAATGGGACAAAACCTGGATATGTAACATATGAAAATCAGAAAACGCTGTTTGTCACACCACATCAAAAGACGATTGAAGCGTTAAAGAAAAAGTAA
- the rpoZ gene encoding DNA-directed RNA polymerase subunit omega, whose protein sequence is MMLEPSIDALQEKINSKYTLVTLAARRARQISHTDSSLIENPKSSKYVGIALEEIIAEKLTVKEDE, encoded by the coding sequence ATGATGTTAGAACCCTCAATTGATGCATTGCAGGAAAAGATTAATTCGAAATACACCCTCGTAACGTTAGCAGCGAGACGTGCAAGACAAATAAGTCACACGGATTCATCATTAATCGAGAACCCGAAGTCAAGTAAGTATGTTGGCATAGCACTTGAAGAAATCATCGCTGAAAAACTAACCGTTAAGGAAGATGAATAA
- a CDS encoding YicC/YloC family endoribonuclease: MAMSMTGYGTSTSHLENTMLTVEIRSVNHRYLDFTAKIPRFFLFLEDKIKKIIQSYFGRGRIEVYISIEGESFVKKTVKTDWDLMDQYMDQLGKAKSRYHLIGDIPAEILAAIPELITIREAEEYPDGLKDAILTCTKEACEQVRVMRQEEGVFLSNDLEERLNTIYNIVSLLQTNRIRVMEEYRERIQKRIRDHLDDNTVDQARVYQEIVLLAEKGDITEEVVRLLAHIEHFRGTLNTAEPIGRTLDFITQEMHREANTIGSKSTDTEISAYTVSLKREIEKMKEQLQNIE, encoded by the coding sequence ATGGCAATGAGTATGACCGGATATGGAACTAGTACTTCCCATTTAGAAAATACTATGTTAACGGTTGAAATCCGCAGTGTGAATCATCGCTATCTGGATTTTACTGCAAAAATCCCTCGTTTCTTTTTATTTTTAGAGGATAAAATAAAAAAAATAATACAATCTTATTTCGGGCGTGGAAGAATAGAAGTGTATATCAGTATTGAAGGGGAAAGCTTCGTTAAAAAAACAGTGAAAACAGACTGGGATCTAATGGATCAATACATGGATCAGTTAGGTAAGGCGAAAAGCCGTTATCATTTAATAGGGGATATTCCTGCTGAGATCTTGGCTGCAATTCCGGAGTTAATTACAATCCGGGAAGCAGAGGAGTATCCGGATGGATTAAAAGACGCTATCTTGACATGTACAAAAGAGGCATGTGAACAAGTTCGGGTCATGAGACAAGAAGAAGGTGTGTTTTTAAGTAACGATTTGGAAGAAAGATTAAATACAATTTATAATATCGTCTCGTTATTACAAACAAACCGCATTCGGGTAATGGAGGAATACAGAGAGCGAATTCAAAAACGCATCAGAGATCATTTAGACGATAATACAGTTGATCAGGCAAGAGTATATCAGGAAATTGTACTTCTTGCAGAGAAAGGTGACATAACAGAAGAGGTTGTACGCCTCTTAGCTCATATTGAGCATTTCAGGGGAACACTAAATACTGCAGAACCAATTGGGAGAACATTGGACTTTATTACACAAGAAATGCATCGGGAAGCTAATACAATTGGTTCCAAATCTACAGATACTGAAATTAGTGCATATACGGTATCATTAAAGAGAGAAATCGAGAAAATGAAAGAACAACTACAAAATATTGAATAG
- a CDS encoding LysR family transcriptional regulator has translation MKIDDYALLIKLNEIGTIRGTAKDILISQPAVTQRLKYIEEYFGQIIFIRTPKRLVLTPGGEMIINHAVSVIEQEKTIKNKLAASSDEVQGTLSIACSSLISQRFLPAILGEFNNAFPKVAIDLVTGISEDIKRNHKNYHACIIRGEKLKESTCKRLFDDPLYIFDTEPFPTNKMKERPLISFSSDDSLHELVDNWLYHHQDEIKPVKTITVDQIETCKQFMKQGLGMAVLPESVSDSMKEEYPHISLKLNGKQMTRDTWVCYQEGARKLPQVDRFIHALTKKTFL, from the coding sequence ATGAAGATCGATGATTATGCATTATTAATAAAATTAAATGAGATAGGAACCATTCGTGGCACGGCCAAAGACATATTGATTTCACAGCCTGCGGTAACTCAACGACTCAAATATATTGAAGAATACTTTGGACAAATCATTTTTATTCGTACACCAAAACGATTAGTGTTAACACCCGGTGGAGAAATGATCATTAACCACGCCGTCTCCGTTATTGAACAGGAAAAGACAATTAAAAATAAGCTTGCAGCGTCAAGTGATGAAGTTCAGGGGACCTTATCAATTGCTTGTTCATCTCTTATTAGCCAACGTTTTTTACCGGCAATTCTCGGTGAGTTCAATAATGCCTTTCCGAAAGTAGCTATTGACCTTGTAACAGGAATTAGTGAAGACATTAAACGTAATCATAAAAACTATCATGCGTGTATTATTCGAGGTGAAAAATTGAAAGAAAGTACGTGTAAACGTTTATTTGATGATCCGTTATATATTTTTGATACAGAACCTTTCCCGACAAATAAAATGAAAGAGCGCCCCTTAATTTCGTTTAGCAGTGACGATAGCCTGCACGAGCTTGTGGATAATTGGCTATACCATCATCAGGATGAAATTAAGCCGGTGAAAACCATTACAGTTGATCAGATTGAAACATGTAAGCAATTTATGAAACAAGGGCTGGGGATGGCGGTATTACCTGAAAGTGTTTCAGACTCTATGAAAGAAGAATATCCGCATATTTCACTGAAGCTTAACGGGAAACAAATGACAAGAGATACATGGGTTTGTTACCAGGAGGGCGCTCGGAAATTGCCTCAGGTTGATCGGTTTATACATGCATTAACTAAAAAAACATTCCTTTAG
- a CDS encoding organic hydroperoxide resistance protein, whose translation MSEVIFTSSATAKNGRDGHVKSDDGLIDLNLVNPASNKDDKGSNPEQLFAAGYAACYDGALNLVAKQKKKEIKSETNAEVSFMKDEADGGNKIGVTLNINIEGASPEEAEELAESAHQVCPYSKATRGNVEVKLNPKAV comes from the coding sequence ATGAGTGAAGTAATATTTACATCAAGTGCAACAGCAAAAAATGGTAGAGATGGCCACGTGAAGTCAGATGATGGGTTAATCGATCTAAATCTTGTGAATCCCGCTAGTAATAAAGATGATAAAGGATCTAACCCGGAACAGCTTTTTGCGGCTGGATATGCAGCTTGCTATGACGGTGCATTGAATTTAGTAGCAAAACAGAAAAAGAAAGAAATTAAGTCTGAAACAAACGCAGAAGTAAGTTTTATGAAAGATGAGGCAGATGGCGGAAATAAAATAGGCGTTACACTCAATATTAATATAGAAGGCGCAAGCCCTGAAGAAGCAGAAGAGTTAGCGGAATCTGCACATCAGGTTTGCCCATATTCTAAAGCAACAAGAGGCAATGTCGAAGTGAAATTAAATCCAAAAGCTGTTTAA
- the remA gene encoding extracellular matrix/biofilm regulator RemA, which translates to MSLRLINIGFGNVVSANRVISIVSPESAPIKRIVTIARDNNKLVDATYGRRTRAVIVTDSDHVVLSAVQPETVGQRVLSHEEDSDE; encoded by the coding sequence TTGAGTTTACGATTAATTAATATTGGATTTGGCAATGTTGTGTCTGCGAATCGAGTGATATCGATTGTTTCGCCGGAATCAGCGCCAATTAAACGAATTGTTACAATAGCTAGAGATAATAATAAATTAGTTGATGCAACATATGGGAGACGTACACGTGCAGTCATCGTAACAGACAGTGATCACGTCGTCTTATCTGCTGTACAGCCTGAGACTGTTGGACAGCGCGTATTAAGCCATGAAGAGGATTCAGACGAATAA